The proteins below are encoded in one region of Penicillium psychrofluorescens genome assembly, chromosome: 4:
- a CDS encoding uncharacterized protein (ID:PFLUO_005948-T1.cds;~source:funannotate), translating to MRGVTFQTLPLTVIALVLLLLFQQTHAQTVAKGDCATGVHAILARGSGQGNDLNVLVKLKQAILEQIPGSTVLGLPYGHGNSDKFEAVYNGALLLQRYIEDYVASCPDTKIALLGYSLGAVTMMDALCGTSSLLLEEVAAINPKYNTSIITAAAYGDETYVPLMPWNTGNCTLGLGIFPRLDPLSCEPFAASLHSYCDYGDDQCCFILPLDDNKAHHEYIEKYDQDVVDFIKKRLAE from the exons ATGCGTGGAGTGACTTTCCAAACGTTACCCCTTACGGTGATTGCCTTggtgttgttgctgctgttccaGCAGACTCATGCCCAGACTGTGGCGAAAGGGGATTGCGCGACCGGTGTCCACGCAATCCTTGCGCGCGGTTCAGGCCAGGGTAATGATCTGAATGTCCTGGTCAAGCTCAAGCAGGCGATCCTCGAACAGATTCCAGGGTCGACTGTCTTGGGACTTCCTTACGGCCATGGCAACTCGGATAAGTTCGAGGCCGTTTATAATGGAGCCCTACTCCTCCAGAGGTATATCGAGGATTACGTTGCCTCCTGCCCGGACACGAagattgctcttcttggaTACTCTTTG GGCGCGGTTACCATGATGGATGCGCTCTGCGGCACCAGctcccttcttctcgaagaagTGGCTGCCATCAATCCGAAATACAACACGAGCA TCATCACAGCGGCTGCATATGGCGATGAGACTTATGTTCCTCTGATGCCCTGGAACACAGGCAACTGCACACTGGGATTGGGA ATTTTCCCTCGTCTGGATCCGCTGTCGTGCGAACCCTTCGCGGCCTCGCTGCACAGCTACTGCGACTATGGTGACGATCAATGCTGCTTCATCCTACCCTTGGACGACAACAAGGCACACCACGAGTATATCGAGAAATACGACCAGGACGTGGTGGACTTTATCAAAAAGCGGCTTGCCGAGTGA
- a CDS encoding uncharacterized protein (ID:PFLUO_005945-T1.cds;~source:funannotate), giving the protein MDLEQRSEQRSVGAEAPGTNPKWADPTPSSSSVALSHHLHDTAHAACPECASAIIEGSSSSASKASYARGHRRRSTHVTRRDLEKFQKEVLGVENHVSWYDEDSGPSRINPLDPQLDELNRAFALADMSMSSGPGMAGNSPGSNMFASYDSSPGANMANMPRQGMSPALAHPSAQVNGGGMAAITTGMPMNAGHQMDLHHLYEMVLELSEVLKNNREVTKNIVSSAEDIMVGDMLSPTKPTTPLTRIQKHGTAENASAAVQQMNGEISAARISELERVLTKEKRLIEELRREQIENTKLIGDYEAGLGTMVEQIRNYCQNNNMHFLYQKGHYNSLLQAERDAHLESRLDRDYWHAQTMKCSEMIRQAHRLRSEEEELPVRIVAGLQNEVRAYRSALGMDPEKPEEEYGWEVLKDVPSSSE; this is encoded by the coding sequence ATGGACCTGGAGCAGCGCAGCGAGCAACGGAGCGTGGGCGCCGAGGCTCCGGGGACTAACCCGAAGTGGGCGGACCCGACCCCGTCGTCCAGCTCGGTCGCACTCTcgcatcatctccacgaCACCGCGCACGCTGCCTGCCCCGAGTGCGCatccgccatcatcgagggCAGTTCTTCTTCCGCGTCCAAGGCATCCTACGCCCGTGGGCACCGCCGTCGTTCCACCCACGTGACTCGCCGTGACCTGGAGAAGTTCCAGAAGGAGGTCTTGGGCGTCGAGAACCACGTCTCCTGGTACGACGAGGATAGCGGCCCCTCGCGGATTAACCCCTTGGACCCTCAGCTTGACGAATTGAATCGTGCCTTTGCCCTCGCCGACATGTCGATGAGCAGCGGGCCTGGGATGGCTGGCAACAGCCCTGGCTCCAACATGTTCGCCAGTTACGACAGCTCCCCCGGTGCCAACATGGCCAATATGCCTCGCCAGGGCATGTCACCTGCCCTGGCACACCCGTCGGCTCAGGTCAACGGCGgtggcatggctgccattaCGACGGGCATGCCCATGAACGCCGGCCACCAGATGGATCTGCATCACTTGTACGAGATGGTGTTGGAATTGAGCGAGGTCTTGAAGAACAACCGGGAGGTCACTAAGAACATTGTTTCGAGCGCGGAGGATATCATGGTCGGTGATATGCTTTCCCCCACAAAACCCACGACGCCACTAACCCGAATCCAGAAACACGGCACCGCGGAGAATGCAAGCGCCGCAGTGCAGCAGATGAACGGTGAAATCTCCGCCGCCCGGATCTCGGAACTCGAACGCGTTCTCACCAAGGAGAAGCGTCTCATTGAAGAGCTGCGTCGCGAACAGATCGAGAACACCAAGTTGATTGGCGACTACGAAGCCGGCCTGGGCACGATGGTGGAGCAGATCCGCAACTACTGCCAGAACAACAACATGCATTTCCTATACCAGAAGGGCCACTATAACAGCCTGCTCCAGGCCGAGCGGGATGCCCACCTGGAGAGCCGACTGGACCGGGACTACTGGCATGCGCAGACCATGAAGTGCTCCGAGATGATCCGCCAGGCGCATCGCCTGCggtcggaggaagaggagctgcCCGTCCGGATCGTGGCGGGTCTGCAGAACGAGGTCCGCGCCTACCGTAGTGCCCTCGGCATGGACCCGGAGAAACCGGAGGAAGAGTACGGCTGGGAAGTCCTGAAGGATGTTCCGTCGAGCTCCGAGTAA
- a CDS encoding uncharacterized protein (ID:PFLUO_005949-T1.cds;~source:funannotate), translated as MRFLCLHGAIGNIDNITIQLSPLQKEFEKDHAASFYCVNAPVEVTPPEGFGEYFGVGPHYRWINDGGVAEHSMLTRVRKIPEGQNSEDVMRALAGEDRADRSWNNKPDVMDYLYDQLEKNPDIEGIVGYSEGASVAASFIMDEEKRCQDTGRARRIKCALFFTGWPPISPDNKLILADEDERMIDIPTLHVVGANDPYRHGAEALYNVCDPDTAAMFDTGKGHTIPRSGLVITELGNEVRELIERARVDE; from the exons ATGCGTTTCTTATGTCTTCATGGTGCCATTGGCAACATTGAT AACATTACCATCCAGTTATCGCCTCTACAGAAGGAGTTTGAGAAAGACCATGCTGCCTCCTTCTACTGTGTCAACGCCCCGGTGGAGGTTACCCCCCCAGAAG GCTTCGGGGAGTATTTTGGGGTCGGTCCGCACTACCGATGGATCAATGATGGGGGAGTGGCAGAGCACTCAATGCTTACCCGAGTCAGAAAAATCCCCGAGGGCCAAAATTCAGAAGACGTGATGAGAGCATTGGCTGGGGAGGACCGAGCCGATCGTAGCTGGAACAACAAACCGGACGTCATGGACTATCTCTATGATCAATTGGAGAAGAACCCTGACATTGAAGGCATTGTCGGATACAGTGAGGGGGCCTCTGTCGCGGCTAGCTTCATCATGGATGAGGAAAAGCGGTGCCAGGATACTGGCCGAGCTCGCCGCATCAAATGtgccctcttcttcactggcTGGCCCCCTATATCACCGGATAATAAGTTGATTCttgccgacgaggacgaacGTATGATTGACATTCCGACTCTTCATGTGGTCGGTGCAAATG ACCCTTACCGGCATGGCGCAGAAGCTTTGTACAATGTCTGTGATCCCGACACTGCAGCCATGTTTGATACAGGGAAAGGACACACGATTCCGCGCTCAGGCTTGGTGATAACCGAGCTGGGGAATGAGGTCCGGGAGCTTATTGAGAGAGCACGAGTCGACGAGTGA
- a CDS encoding uncharacterized protein (ID:PFLUO_005947-T1.cds;~source:funannotate) produces the protein MAMTIQQHLADHPPPPETQDPSQKIEYLDTVEAYDKWAEIYDTDGNFLLLLDTIEMRMLLPHFLERVRARFGTDPSPLVDLGCGTGRNTIQLLDALSAQDCDNNGFASTVFGVDASPKMLGAAQSAIDASVAAKKTDRQTEVSLAIFDLLNSASSISQLPSSLRDGGAVGVISTLVVEHIPAKVFFEAASSIMKPGAYLLVTNMHAEMGKRSQAGFTDPATGVKIRPTSYCHSIPEVLAAADEAGFQVEDLVGQDGDGGVLVRDVDQRLGDLLGVRAKKWVGVKVWFGAHNESSILGQTQSFE, from the exons ATGGCAATGACTATCCAACAGCATCTCGCCGAccatccacctccaccagAGACACAGGATCCCTCCCAGAAAATCGAGTATCTGGACACGGTGGAGGCGTATGACAAGTGGGCTGAG ATCTATGACACAGATGGAAACTTCCTTCTCCTACTAGACACCATCGAGATGCGCATGCTGCTCCCCCACTTCCTGGAGCGCGTGCGGGCCCGGTTCGGAACGGACCCGTCACCGCTGGTGGATTTGGGGTGTGGGACGGGGAGGAATACAatccagctgctggatgcACTGTCTGCGCAGGATTGTGATAATAACGGCTTTGCCTCGACGGTTTTTGGTGTTGATGCGTCGCCGAAGATGTTGGGCGCTGCGCAGAGTGCGATTGATGCGTCGGTTGCCGCGAAGAAAACGGATCGACAAACAGAGGTCTCATTAGCGATCTTTGATCTATTGAACTCGGCCTCAAGCATCTCGCAACTCCCGTCCTCACTCCGCGACGGGGGAGCGGTGGGGGTGATATCCacgctggtggtggagcaTATCCCCGCGAAGGTATTCTTCGAAGCGGCATCCTCGATCATGAAGCCGGGGGCATATCTACTCGTCACGAACATGCATGCCGAGATGGGCAAGCGCAGCCAGGCCGGCTTCACGGACCCGGCTACTGGGGTGAAGATCCGGCCGACGAGTTATTGTCATTCTATCCCGGAAGTGCTGGCTGCGGCTGATGAGGCAGGATTCCAGGTTGAGGATTTGGTTGGGCAGGATGGTGACGGAGGCGTCTTGGTTAGGGATGTCGATCAGCGGCTGGGGGATCTATTAGGTGTCAGAGCGAAGAAGTGGGTTGGAGTGAAGGTGTGGTTTGGA GCTCATAATGAGAGTTCTATTTTGGGACAGACTCAGAGCTTTGAGTGA
- a CDS encoding uncharacterized protein (ID:PFLUO_005946-T1.cds;~source:funannotate) yields the protein MEGAQTVDAGSDNLSRTKSVSSTVSDKTSEDGNTATTTKSDKSHRRSRSNSSPARPASAQRSPSSEQQTKGTLQNDSIPEEKAVEPEDKPADQKPATPSSSTQRSLPKQIGRRNSWISSLSSKFSSGSTPPSQSSLKGNPASPKATPPLDSYNSVGAASGPKDKEEELQKKDDSGAPAISSSPKGPSFLHNALRKFSSNSGGLPKLPPGGGVCQRRVLNLDPNRDRCKIADLNQAKLHRVAFCVDVEIAGVSHRDSDEDAPPTNQLRQGPLPESHAQKSKKADVKTKDKGEADALKNPETAVVEKETSPPTTTPAKTGADAAVQPVAAQPSNPAPIAEKNSPATTENANPSSDPKPDAKPNGEGKEPTRKQEKKKRSEEERRERKEKKRRQAVANGSVPLQLDAEMDEDDPRTPTPDVPRKTQSHPTTDPVRIYRRCCQLRETPVLKRVVDEISSPSSTLAESPGTVGALDLSNFPMTSQDIATFSDWLAVVPVRKLILENCALNDESTRTILAGLLATKTIEQMRYRRRRARRPESVVANDERYGVVEKLSLKNNPKIGREGWRHISLFIHLCKSLKAIDLSGIRFPKTRPVVEGQAPDPALSASTIFANALAARFGGDHLEELLLSECKPSADDVKNISEAATSMGLRRLGFANNDLTREGLQHVIEYLKAGQCEGLDLGGNPIKDDFDLLTDAIEAEQSLYALSLADCSLEPATIYPLLQALTRLRNLRFIDFSHNPELFSTQTHALGLFRRFLPKMPSLRRIHLADVDLSPDHVISLAEILPECPSLCHLNILENPQIGVLASATDPATQEEACAVYASMMAAVRVSRTIIAVDIDVPSAENNEVVKALASQIVAYSLRNMEGGAIAEELSDAIDPSAARDVPVPDILQHIVGNATVSEEPLEAEDDPAPDEDYVIGGTGVVKALGVCLSNLDQHGINVLGGHSPLGSGTTTPRRPKSRDVVTKKPRDMSKNLLESARNIRIRIQSALIREDRAGNDANYRRLQFLDFTLRRMIQRFEDEYPETRIASQAPPATIAPDTSSQHSGDQHSGDETSAAANANNSILDNENAIDDEETDQYAIRLSRASSITSLHSRAMTSEEGHVHRLGQNLRRDLLRNQDGEDDESRVAALREKLERLHDEQPRFEGDKADHTFEKLGSTVDELWATQQQDAESFERFRQSQIAAQINSGQRRSPDEPSS from the exons ATGGAGGGTGCTCAAACCGTGGAT GCTGGTTCAGATAATCTCTCTCGCACCAAATCAGTCTCCTCGACGGTCAGCGACAAGACTAGCGAGGATGGAAACACTgcgaccaccaccaagtcagACAAATCGCACCGGAGATCCCGATCAAACAGTAGCCCGGCGCGCCCAGCGTCCGCCCAGCGGTCCCCGTCTTCGGAGCAGCAGACGAAAGGAACTCTGCAGAATGATTCGATTCCAGAAGAAAAGGCGGTAGAGCCGGAAGATAAACCTGCAGACCAAAAACCCGCTACCCCGTCGTCGAGTACGCAGCGGAGCCTCCCCAAACAAATCGGAAGACGGAACTCGTGGATCTCAAGTTTGAGCTCGAAATTCTCGTCTGGCTCGACCCCGCCGTCGCAGTCCAGTCTCAAAGGCAACCCTGCCAGTCCGAAGGCGACTCCACCTCTCGACTCTTACAACTCGGTCGGGGCAGCATCCGGTCCaaaggacaaggaggaggagctacagaagaaagatgacTCTGGTGCTCCcgcgatctcctcctcgccgaAGGGTCCGTCGTTCTTGCACAATGCGTTGCGCAAATTCTCCTCCAACTCAGGCGGGCTTCCTAAGTTACCGCCAGGCGGAGGAGTATGCCAGCGGCGCGTGTTGAATCTGGATCCGAATCGAGACCGATGCAAGATTGCGGATCTGAACCAGGCGAAGCTCCATCGTGTAGCTTTTTGTGTCGATGTGGAAATCGCAGGTGTGTCTCATCGGGACTCGGACGAGGACGCTCCTCCAACGAATCAGCTACGCCAAGGACCTTTACCGGAATCTCACGCACAGAAGTCCAAAAAGGCCGATGTCAAGACCAAGGATAAGGGAGAAGCTGATGCTCTGAAGAATCCCGAGACTGCTGTGGTTGAAAAGGAAACCTCTCCCCCGACCACTACTCCTGCTAAGACTGGCGCTGATGCAGCTGTCCAACCTGTGGCTGCCCAGCCTTCGAACCCTGCTCCAATCGCTGAAAAGAACTCCCCGGCCACCACTGAAAACGCGAACCCTTCAAGCGATCCAAAACCCGATGCAAAGCCAaacggcgagggcaaggaaCCAACGAGAAagcaagagaagaagaagcgatCCGAAGAGGAGAGACGAGAGcgaaaggaaaagaagcgGAGACAAGCTGTTGCCAATGGCtcggtgccgctgcagctAGAcgcggagatggatgaggatgatccGCGAACACCAACGCCTGATGTTCCACGCAAAACGCAAAGCCACCCGACTACAGACCCTGTGCGCATCTATCGCCGGTGCTGCCAGCTCCGTGAGACTCCTGTCCTTAAAAGAGTGGTTGATGAGATctcttcgccctcgtcgacGCTGGCCGAGTCTCCCGGAACGGTGGGGGCTCTGGACCTCAGCAATTTCCCCATGACTTCGCAAGATATCGCAACCTTCAGCGACTGGCTTGCAGTAGTTCCCGTTCGCAAACTCATCCTCGAGAACTGCGCATTGAATGATGAGTCTACGCGGACTATTCTCGCAGGTTTGTTAGCCACCAAGACTATCGAACAGATGCGGTATCGGCGGAGACGAGCCCGACGGCCGGAGTCAGTCGTTGCTAATGATGAACGATATggtgtggtggagaagctctCGTTGAAGAATAACCCAAAGATTGGCCGAGAGGGGTGGCGCCACATTAGTCTTTTCATACACCTTTGCAAATCTTTGAAGGCCATCGATCTGTCCGGCATTCGTTTCCCCAAGACACGTCCGGTAGTGGAGGGCCAGGCTCCCGATCCAGCCCTCAGTGCCAGCACTATCTTTGCCAATGCCCTGGCCGCACGGTTCGGTGGTGACCAtctcgaagagctgctgctcagtGAATGCAAACCTTCTGCCGATGACGTCAAGAATATTTCCGAAGCGGCGACTAGTATGGGTTTGCGACGACTAGGATTTGCCAATAACGACCTTACGAGAGAAGGCCTGCAACATGTGATCGAGTATCTCAAGGCTGGACAGTGCGAGGGCCTCGACTTGGGAGGCAATCCTATCAAGGATGATTTCGATCTCCTGACAGATGCTATTGAGGCCGAGCAGTCTCTGTATGCCTTGAGTTTGGCAGATTGCTCTCTTGAGCCAGCAACTATCTACCCACTGCTTCAAGCCCTAACGCGGCTCCGCAACCTCCGGTTCATTGACTTCTCGCACAATCCTGAGCTCTTTTCGACGCAGACCCATGCTCTTGGATTATTCCGTCGTTTCCTGCCGAAGATGCCTTCGCTAAGGCGTATTCATCTTGCCGATGTCGACCTTTCTCCCGACCATGTCATCAGTCTGGCTGAGATTCTGCCTGAATGCCCCAGTCTCTGCCACTTGAACATCTTGGAGAACCCCCAGATCGGTGTTTTGGCTTCTGCTACCGACCCGGCCACTCAGGAAGAGGCCTGCGCCGTCTACgcgtcgatgatggcggctGTCCGTGTGTCGCGGACGATCATTGCAGTGGACATTGACGTCCCCAGCGCAGAGAACAACGAGGTCGTGAAAGCCTTGGCATCACAGATTGTGGCATATTCGCTCCGGAACATGGAAGGTGGTGCCATTGCCGAAGAACTGTCTGATGCGATCGACCCTTCGGCAGCCAGGGATGTCCCCGTACCGGATATCCTACAGCATATTGTTGGCAACGCAACCGTTTCCGAAGAACCATTGGAAGCGGAGGACGACCCCGCCCCGGATGAAGACTATGTCATTGGCGGCACAGGTGTCGTGAAGGCACTGGGCGTCTGCCTAAGCAATCTAGACCAACATGGTATTAATGTCCTGGGAGGTCACTCTCCTTTGGGCAGTGGCACTACGACCCCTCGACGACCCAAGTCTCGGGACGTTGTCACCAAGAAACCGCGCGACATGTCGAAGAATCTCCTGGAATCGGCGCGCAACATCCGAATCCGAATCCAATCTGCCTTGATTCGTGAGGATCGTGCTGGCAATGATGCAAACTATA GACGtcttcaattcctcgacTTCACGCTCCGCCGGATGATCCAGCGATTCGAAGATGAGTATCCCGAAACGCGCATTGCATCACAAGCTCCACCCGCAACTATCGCCCCAGACACCAGCTCGCAGCATTCCGGTGACCAACACTCCGGTGACGAAACTAGCGCCGCCGCCAACGCGAACAACAGTATCCTTGACAATGAAAACGccattgacgatgaagaaaCCGACCAATACGCCATCCGcctctcgcgcgccagctCGATCACCTCTCTGCACTCGCGCGCCATGACCTCCGAGGAAGGCCACGTGCACCGTCTCGGCCAGAACCTGCGCCGCGACTTACTCAGAAATCaagacggcgaggacgacgagtCCCGCGTTGCGGCACTCCGGGAGAAGCTCGAACGTCTGCATGACGAGCAGCCTAGGTTCGAGGGCGACAAAGCCGACCATACATTTGAGAAGCTCGGGTCTACCGTTGATGAGCTCTGGGCcacgcagcagcaggatgcaGAATCCTTCGAGCGATTCCGCCAGTCGCAGATTGCGGCGCAGATTAATAGTGGGCAGCGGCGGTCACCTGATGAGCCTTCGTCCTAG